The Lutra lutra chromosome 7, mLutLut1.2, whole genome shotgun sequence genome segment GGGACACGGTGGGCAGGTGAACAGCACAACCCAGGACGGGCTGCTCTGGGCTGTGGCTTTTCTACTCACTGAAGGGAGACAAGCCTTGCGTGGGACATGGGGTGGGGACGGCCACCCCTCAGCTGCTCCGGGCTGGCGGACAGAGGTCAAAGAGCACAGAAGGGAGGACCTGGCCCTCTGGCCCTGCACTGCCAGCCTCTGACGCCTCTGACCAGGGAGAGGTCCTCTGACCTCCCTGAGCTCGTTCTCTCATTTGCTAAATGGGACCATGACATTTGCCCAGCCTGCCTTATAGGACTGGAggggagccccacactggaaaCAGTAAGAACAAGGCCTCCCCTGGTGCTTGGGCCTTCCCCTGGTGCTTGGGCGCACTGTGTCACGACGTGTCCAGAACAGGGCTCCCTACGGGCTGGTTTATTACCGCAAACTGTAATTAACGCACCCATTGCCCAGAAGGTCCACAGTTAAGCTACGCGTAGGTCTGGGCACGTTATTCAACCCCGATGATCCTTACCCTGGCACAGGCTCACAGAAGCAGCCACAAGGGTGGTTAAACCCTCTCACGTAACCCGGCTTTGGGGGACACAATGGGTGCTCCACGTTGATAGCTGGAAGACAGCCAAATGGGGATTGAGCTACGACCTCAGCTCTTGTGCAAGCAGACCACACCACCTGGAGCCTGAGGAGTCAGTATGGGTGCCCTGGGACCAGTCCCCGAGCCCCCGCCATCCTTTACACtcacatgcgcgcgcacacacacacacacacacacacacacacacacacacgcacatacccATGTTCATGGCTTCCCAAACCTGCTGGCATCTCAGAGACAAGAACATTCCACAGGGTAAGgccagggggcaggagggaggcaccCATCTCCATCTGTCCCCACATAGAGGATCCGGACGAATGGCGAGGGCTGTGGCTTTCAGGAGGCAGTGGGACACgtgcaggggcaggagggaggggacagggccaCAACCCCGTGCAGCGACAGCATAGACCATGAGCCTCAGTGGGAAAGACGAGGGATGCTGGCCACGTCTGTGACATCAACATACAATGACTGGCCTGGGTGCTCCCTTGCCATGGCCCCCCACGACATGTGATCCCCCTGCACCTGCAGAGGCCAGGTGCACACGGAACAGGGGACCCAGGGTGATCCCCCGCTAGCTGCCATGGCCAGGTGCTTGAGGAACAGGGGACCCAGGCTGTGAGTCCCCGGTGGCAGTCTGGCTGTCACTCACCATTGGAACTGAGGGTCCCGTCCTCATACGTCTTCATGAGCACCAAGTCCACAAAGTCTCTGGGGGAGATAAGCTTCATGGCAGCTGAGGGGCTGGTGGTTCTGCTCACACACAGCGTCTGTCAAAGCACAGAGGGTCGCGTTTACAGCCGCaggcctccctgccctgccctacACCCAGTGTCTGGGAAGCGGGGAGTCTGGGGAGTCCGGCCTTCAGAGCAAAGGCCTCCTTCAGTGCTGTGCCTGGGCAACCTTCTGGTCCCCCCGGGCCGGCCCTGGAGGGAGCGCCCCCTTGATCCGCACCCCAATCTCAGAGTATGCCACCAGGCCACCCTCCCAGTTTGAAGGCAAGGTCACCCCAAACCCAACCAGGCTTTATcccatccttcccctcctccagcaaGGCCACCGCCCTCTCCGGGTCACAGCGGAGAAGAGCAGGTCAGCTGTCGGAATGGACAGACCTCTCGGGGGCATGGCGCAGGCAAGAAGGGACTGCTTTTAAGGGACTGGGTTGTAAGACTGGGGAGTGTCTTGGCAGAGACACCTGTGCCCTGAGGGTCTGAGTCTTCAGGAGGGCACTGGGAATCCATTTCCAGACGACGTGGCCTCCCTGTGTTCCTCCTAAAAACACCAGCCTTGGAACAGGGTCACCTCCACATaggctctccctttcctctggggACAAATGCACAGCACACCCTGCCCATCCAGAATCCTGCTAGCAGGCACGGTCCCAGCGGCCACGTCCCCCAGGGCACCAAAGGGACAGGTCAGGACGCTGGTTGCACCAGTTGAGCACGGCCACAGTTAGGATCCCATGTCCACCCTCTTACTCTTTTTAAAGGCCAAAGCTTGCTGTTAGAAACAAGGCAGTTTGGACACTTCTGAATTCTCCTATTTTGCAGCAGGAATGGCGGAagtgatatctatctatctatctatatttttattagtaaCCGCTGGCTTCTCGTCCTGATTCCTGCTGCAGGATCCATCCCTCCTGAAGGAGCACGGACAGTGTTGGTAAGAAACACCCAAGGTGGCAACGTGGGATAAACCCAAAAGTCGCGCACGGATCTGTGTCTCATCCTTCCTGCTGTCCGCCTGCCCTCTCTCTCGCCGACGCAGAATTCCAGTATTTGGGAGTGCTCAAAATCAGGCTGATAAACACCAGTCTGCAAGGGAGGGTTCCTTCTCCGCACTGTCGTCGTCATGGCAAGGAGGAACCACAGGTCGGCTGTGCCTCCCCTTCTCGGAAACCTGAGCTCACCGGCGGCCTGGTTCTTCCTCTTTTCAGTCCCCGTCCACCGAAGGCTCCATCTCTCcgtcttcctccttcttttttttctttgaagatttcatCTCTAAGTCATCTCTGCATCCAACAAtggggggctcgaactcaggGAGCCCCAATATCCAGTCACCTGCTCCACCAACtggaaccagccaggcgcccctctcttcctAGCAGGAAGTCCTATCTTTCCAGGGGCCTGTGAATTCGCGTAAGAAAAGGCCTCCCGGTCCTCTCTTCAAGAGATgtaaaatgtattactttttacATATACTAGTGCTTCATCCACATCTGTAATACAATCGTACTGTTTTAATAACTTACAATTGTATCTCAATCCAGATTCTTTCTAACACGCAGTCCCAGGAGATGTATGATGTACATATAATTAATAGCCATATTAATGAAGGATGATGTCTTTGAAGCATAAATATATTAGGGTGAAATTCCGTAGCCCGCAAGCAATGGAGAAAcgagttcaagaaaaaaaataatataaaacttttgTTTCAGGAAAAAGTGTTCATGTGTgatgaggagaacagaggcaaaggaaagcagataaaattaaatttccttacaggTTGAAGATGAATGACAAATACTTGAGTCGGGAAAGATACCCCTGCAAGAACTCAGGACTGCCTTGCTAGAGGCAAAAAGCAACCTTAGCTTGACCACAGCTAGGCCTCCAGGATCCTGgaagtcttctttagcatatgaaaacccttctggaaacttcctttatctctacccaccCCAAGTTAAAACTGTATAATCAGTGGTTCCTCTCACTCCCAGGGCAGATCTCTCGGCCCATGGGCCCgtccctgtgctttaaaaaaagtgCCTTTCTGCCCCTAacatgtctcaagaattctttctacACCGTTCACTCCTGGCCCATATCGCAtcaacatacttttaaaataaacgaTAGTAAATAAAACTTCATGTCATGCAGATGCATCGGAAAGAATGACGTCCTTGTTTTGCCTAAAACTGTCTGATTTATCCCATGTAAAATGCCATGCTtctagggccgcctgggtggctcagtgggttaagcgtctgccttcaattcaggtcgtgttctcagggtcctgggatccagccccgcactgggatccctgctcggtgggaagcctgcttctccctctccctctccctctccccctgcttgtgctcactctctcattcgtctgtcaaataaataaataaaatcttaaaaaatatgctCTGCTTTGCAATTTATGATGAAAATTTTAGACGTTAACGAAATGTCCGGCATCAAGTGGACATATGGGGATGATGTAGAATTTCTTGGAACTCTGCTGGAGGCATGCGCGCAAAACATCTGCAAACTTGCAGGACAGGATTGACAGGgtcaggcagggaagggggaggggggaggacgTGGGGGCTGCTTTGGCGCACACTGGCTCAGCCATCCGACGAAGACCGAAGACCGAGGGTCCATGCGGGCCCCAGGCAGGGAAGCAGACATGCCTTTCCAGGAAGAACCAGGGTGCTCAGAGAGAGACCCTGTGgcactgatgagggagcagaaggctagcAGAGGACAAAGCCTGAGCTGACCACCAGCAACCTCCCCCACGCCCCTCCTGGGTGGGTGTGTgcgacattcctccaggaaacttgCCACTATTTGTAAGAGGCTAAAACAACCTTAGCTTGGTCAGAGCCAAGCCTCCAGGATCCCAGCCTATGAAAGCCCTTTTGGAtgcctccctttttccttacctcccccaacttcCAAGTCTAAACAGCCCACAGAAATGCAGCCCCTGTGACCTTCAAGAAAACTCCATAACCGGTCATTCTGTCACATCTGGGTTTTGTTGTAAAGGCCACTAACCCCTGGTTTCCCAACTCGAGGCATAGGTGTCTATTTATTTACCggcttcctcattttttttactCTCTCTGGTGGCTCCTATGTCACTGTTCACAATATTTTTATCCAAATGTACTCACTTtcataaacttaaataaatttattttaaaaggaagctacttatctgtaaaatatacacacaaaggATTGTTGCTTCTAATTCTGATTCTGAAGCTGAGATCATCGGGTTTTGTTATAAAGATTAGCAAGTGTTAAATGGGTGTCACAGGGACCGAACTGAAACTCTCCCCTTCAAGCTCTGAGAGGAATTAGAAAAGAACTGAATCCCGGTGACATCACCAAGCATGATTCAAGGTCAGTGTTTGCCTAACAACCTCGTATCTCAGGGGTGTGTGCCCCACCCTTCAGGAAACACCCATATAAACTCTAGACCATGAACTCAAATGTGAATTCTGGGCCAGGCCAAGAGCACCTGGATCGTCCAGATGGACCAGCACAGAACTGTGGAGCGAGGTTGCAAACACCATCTGTGTAAACAGGCAAGAGGGCATCATGTCTACACACCTCAGAACTATTGGACTGGCAACTTTCCCCCAGGGCAACTTTATTATTAGTTCTGGCTAcgactccccaccccccttcctaaCTTCTGTAATCAAACTGAGTTGGGTTCTTCACGCTGCAAGTTCCTAACGCTTACTGTTCTTCAGACAGAAGCATCTAGAATTGCGCTAATACGATAGCCACTAGCCCCCCATGTCTGTTTAAATTTACCCCGAgagtaataaaaagtaaataaaatgaataactcGTTTCCTCCAACGAGACACCTTTCGAGTGCTCTGTGGCCCCATGGGACCCGGGGGCTACTGTAGTGGACAGGGTtgacagaacatttccattattctAGAAAGTTCTTCCCGGGCAGCTCGAGCTTGGATGACATACACTGGCACCAGCGGAGAAACTGTAATCCAGGGAGGCCACCCGGCGAGGCAGGTCCTGACTCTGACTGCGGCTCTGGACTCATAATCACGGCCCCATCGAGGGGCACCATTTCAAACCCGAGCTGACGAGTCCAGGCTTTAGTGACCTCAGAGCACATTCACGCCGCCGGCCTTGACCAGTGCTGTTGATCTTGCCATTTCTCTGACGGCTTAGGGCGTCTCCCCCCATCTGGTCACACGGTTTCCCACCTGCGCCCGGGCCAAGGTTGGGCCTGAGCATGGCAAGCAGCGGGCAGCCCGTGTCTGCCGCGGTACCGGGGTCATGCGGGGTGCTGCCCTTGCCAAAAGGTGTCCCCGACCCCCTAGGGTGACCATGCTTGGAAAGACTTACATCAGTGAGGCTTTCGATAATTTCAAAGCTGCTCACATTCTCATCCCACTTGGCCCGAAGGGTCCCAGGAAGCGGTTTGATGCAGACCCACACCTTCTCCGGGGGCGCGTTCACGATGCCTTCTCCCCGGTACCTGCAGCACGAGAAGGAACGTGATCCCGGGCATCCACCCAAGCTTCTGATCCCGGGATCAGAGGCAAGGACTAGACGTCACACCTGTCCCTGCTCTTTGAAGACAGCCTTGCGGTCCGGGGCTGCGAGTGAACCggcctcccccccccaccacacctgCCAAAGCGGACCGGAAGCGTTCACGAGATCCAGCCTGCTGGAAAGGATTCACATAACAACAGAGGCTTTTCTGGACGATAACCGGCAAGTGGATTCCAGGGTGCTAGGGCAGATCGGCATGATTTTAGGAAGCAAACCCACAGAGACATCAAGAAGGGAGTGGCCCCTCTCACAAACTTGGGCGAGGCAGGCACTTACAGGTTCCCTGAAAACTCCACAGATGGCCTCCAGGAAACTGACACTCCATTCTGTCAAAAGGCACAGAATCGTAGAATTTAGAGCTAGAAAGGCTCTGGGAGGTCACCTGACCCAGTCCCCTGCGCTACAGAAGAGGAGTCTGCAGCCTCAAGAGATGGGCTGCTCCACGCTGACCAACTCCTGTgtggcagggcaggggttggTCTTGGACCGAGCTTTCCCTCCGCAGAACGTGGTGGAGCAGGGGTTCTGAACTGGCTGATTCCAAGAGCTTGGGGTGATTTTCAAACCTCCTAAAAGCCACCATGCCATTTGTCTCCTCAAGCAATTTCCATCTATTTGTTAAAAATCAGAAGCCTCGCATAAGCAAAACTATGCCCATGCCACCctcctggggatggggagaggctCCGGCCAAGAAGAGGGCAGGCTCTGGAGCCTAACCACCGTCTGCTGGccaagtgaccttgggcaagtcactcactgaaagggacagatcgGCATCTCCCGGGGTCATGGTACAAACAGGTCCAGGGTTTTTTAAGGAATCGACCCTCAGTGGAATCTACCCCCACCCTATCCAGCTCCAGGGTACTGGAGGGCAGaaaggggcaggaagaggaggagcctGGGGTCTTCGGagaccccagccccagggagcACGCCACCCCTTCCTGCCCAGCTCCGCACTCACGGCTTCCCGGCAAATCTTCCATCCTGACTCGTCCCGCCGGTACTGGAGCACCTTCTCCGCCACCGCCTCGCTCATCTGCGCGGCCAGCGTCGGGTCCATCGCGCCAAGCGGTCCCCGCGGTTACGGGATCCCAGCCGGGCGGTGCTGTGGCCTAGGTTGGCTCTGGGTCTGGGTCCGGGAGGCCGCGGCGCCCGGCCCCGGGGGCGGAGCCACAGCTCCGGTCCCGCCCCGCGCCTCGGATTGGCCCCGGCGGGCAGGCGGGCCCCGCCCCGTCCCGAGATTGGCAGGACGGTCCTGGGAGGGCGGTGCAGACCTGCGGGGTCCGCCTCCGGCCTGGGAGGGGCCCCGCGCGGCTGAGGAGGGGCGGGGTGGGCGTCCCGGTGGCCGAGGCGGCGGGGAGCGGGGACTTCCGCTCCGAGCGCCCGGAGGCCTGTCGCAGGGCCAGGAATGACCTGGGGGGCGCAGGAGGGGTGCGGGGAGTCGGGGAGGCGGTGGGGCCTGcagcgcgggcggcggcggcggcgggcagcGGAGGGCTCCTCGGGCAGTGCCCACCGGGTGGGATCCGGAGGTCTGTGCCAGTGACCTGGGGGCTGCGGCAGCGGGCAGCTCGGTGGCCCGTCCTGCGCCCTGAGCCCCTGGTGGCCCGGCGGAATGGACAGCTGGCGCGTCCAGTACTGGgcacatttgttgttgttttaatttttactcacATTCTGGTTAGTTACCTTCCCAGAGCAagactggtttcaggagtagaattcagggCTCATCACTACACAggacatccagtgctcatcacaagtgccttccttaatgccgtCCCCCATCTAGCCccgcccctgcccacctccctccatcaaccctcggTGTTCTCTTTAGTTTGTGGCCAGTAGGGCCTGAAAGACCTCAGTAGGGGTGTCCGGGAGGCTGAGATGCCCAGACATCTGGGGGAGAGCTGGGCTCCGGCTAAGAAGTACAGGCTTCTTTGGGAGCAGATGTCCCCAGTGTTGGGGAGCTTGTGGGGTCCCATCCCCTGCGCGTGAATGGCTAGGGCAGTCTCGGTTTCCTCCTCTTTATAACCAactaaataaatttgaaaaggtCCTCACTGAGgtctatttctgtttgtttgcttatcATTTCATTTAAAGGTTTGAAAAATGGCGTAAACAAAAGGACTGCTTGGAAAAAAAAGGACTGCTTGGCAACCCTTTTCGGAGGATGTGATGGGCTGCTGGGTTGTAAAGAAGCCGGGCGTGGGGAATTAGGGGGTCCCAGACTCTGGACCCAGCTTCCCCCAGTAGTGGCTATGTGgttttgggcaagtcacttaacccggagcctcagtttcctccaagGGGAAATGGGACAATAATACGTGTCTCTGTGTGCCATTGTGATGGGCAAGTGAAGAAACATGTGGGTGTTCCTAggagccataaaaaaaaaaggaccaataacataaccacattaaaaaaaattagcatgggacacctgggtggctcagttggtgaagtgtttgcctttggctcagggtcctgggattgagccctgcatcaggctcccggctcggtgggcagcctgcttctccctctgtctaatACTCACTCCACGCTTGTGccctccctgacaaataaataaataaaatcttaaaaaaaaacttaagcacATCGAAAATGCCACAAAACGTTAGGCAATGGTTTAAAGGCAAAATTGGGCCATACTTTGactgaaagtgtttttttttttttctgtgtataaagTGCTGTTATAAATTATTAGGAAATTTTCAAACAACCCAACAGACAAAACAAATGCATCAGAAATGAACAGATACTAGGCAGAAAACTAAATTAACGTGGCTAAtggagacatgaaaagatgcagaACCCCTTCATAGCTAGGGAATTTGTAATTAAAACGAGGGAGCACATTCACAGCTATCTGATGTGTAGATAGCAAGAGATTTGTTAATTCCCTGTGTTGGCAAGTATAtagagaaacaaatttttttataCACTGCGAACAGGAGTGTAAGTCTATGTAACCCTACGGGAGGAAAACAACCTATCTTAAAATCTCCATTTACTTGTGTTTTGACCCAAAGCCTCCTGCGCCAAGATGCATAGGACAGATCTTACAACAGGGAAGGATTTATTTCTCAATAGAGTAAAGAAAGTAACAGGATTTTCACTTGGtagaatactatgtagccatcgtGACACAGATGAAAGGAACGTGGAGCTGGAACAGGAAATGTTATCTAGAGCTCATCTAGAAGCAGGACTTGATATGAATAGACTGTTCTAACCAAGAACAATTTATTCTCCACGAAGgaaataaatggtatttaaaacaactttaaatagctcaatattattt includes the following:
- the STARD5 gene encoding stAR-related lipid transfer protein 5; amino-acid sequence: MDPTLAAQMSEAVAEKVLQYRRDESGWKICREANGVSVSWRPSVEFSGNLYRGEGIVNAPPEKVWVCIKPLPGTLRAKWDENVSSFEIIESLTDTLCVSRTTSPSAAMKLISPRDFVDLVLMKTYEDGTLSSNAINVEHPLCPPKPGYVRGFNHPCGCFCEPVPGEPNKTHLVTFFQTNLSGYLPQSVVDSFFPRSMAGFYTNLEKAVKTLYD